The following proteins are co-located in the Phragmites australis chromosome 10, lpPhrAust1.1, whole genome shotgun sequence genome:
- the LOC133883428 gene encoding galactoside 2-alpha-L-fucosyltransferase-like yields MKTTTLIADSKRWSWVVVAMLSAFVMTVAPLVVIFGGSIDAPAVWVKTAVAGWGQGSDDLSFWYPRTAHDKLHGGLLVEGFDQESCHSRYQSAMYRRNPGRKPSEYLVSKLRRHEVLQRRCGPGTAAYSNALEQLKSGKNAASPECTYLVSISYRGLGNRILAAASAFLYALLTDRVLLVDPSNEMDGLFCEPFLNTTWLLPRGFPLWDYPGFYLDTAERYGKMRENGVLRTDVMTGSSAAPEMPAFAYIHLDYNQTEYDQLFFCDEDQQMLLNFQWLLMRTDSYIVPGLFFLKAFQEELDMLFPERDTVFHHLGGYLFHPTNHVWGLITRYYRAHLAWAQRRVGIQVRVFPWQAESPELLERITTCTQEEGLLPGVLDTEQPAVSTAKTAPSVKSSAVVITSLKAWYYEQMKSMYWENATANGEVVVVNQPSHEEFQHYGVKSHEYKAWAEIYLLSLTDMLVTTGKSTFGYVAQGLAGLRPWVLLNQQANGTAGHNQPCSRDMSMEPCFHIAPLYDCKRLKGSGTIVPHVRHCEDVPQGLKLVE; encoded by the exons ATGAAGACGACGACATTGATCGCCGACAGCAAGCGATGGAGCTGGGTGGTCGTTGCCATGCTCTCCGCCTTCGTGATGACCGTGGCGCCCCTCGTCGTCATCTTCGGCGGGAGCATCGACGCGCCGGCAGTCTGGGTTAAGACGGCCGTGGCCGGCTGGGGACAAG GTTCAGACGATCTCTCCTTCTGGTACCCGAGGACGGCACACGACAAGCTTCACGGCGGCCTTTTGGTTGAAGGCTTCGACCAAGAGTCGTGCCACAGCCGGTACCAATCGGCCATGTACCGCCGGAACCCCGGCAGGAAACCGTCCGAGTACCTCGTCTCCAAGCTCCGACGGCACGAGGTGCTGCAAAGACGGTGCGGCCCGGGCACCGCCGCCTACAGCAATGCCCTGGAGCAACTCAAGTCCGGCAAGAATGCCGCGTCCCCAGAGTGCACGTACCTGGTCTCCATCTCGTACCGCGGCCTCGGTAACCGGATCCTCGCCGCCGCGTCGGCGTTCCTCTACGCGCTGCTCACCGACCGCGTGCTCCTCGTCGACCCCAGCAACGAGATGGACGGGCTGTTCTGCGAGCCGTTCCTCAACACGACGTGGCTGCTGCCGCGGGGCTTCCCACTCTGGGACTACCCGGGCTTCTACCTCGACACCGCGGAGCGGTACGGCAAAATGAGGGAGAACGGAGTCCTCAGAACCGACGTGATGACCGGCTCCTCGGCGGCGCCGGAGATGCCGGCGTTTGCGTACATCCACCTCGACTACAACCAGACCGAATACGACCAGCTGTTCTTCTGCGACGAGGACCAGCAGATGCTCTTGAACTTCCAGTGGCTGCTGATGAGGACAGACAGCTACATCGTGCCGGGTCTATTTTTTTTGAAGGCGTTCCAGGAGGAGCTCGACATGCTGTTCCCGGAGCGTGACACCGTGTTCCACCACCTCGGCGGGTACCTGTTCCATCCAACTAATCACGTGTGGGGCCTCATCACGCGGTACTACCGCGCGCACCTCGCGTGGGCGCAGCGCCGGGTCGGGATCCAGGTGCGCGTCTTTCCCTGGCAGGCGGAGTCGCCGGAGCTCCTTGAGCGGATCACGACGTGCACGCAGGAGGAGGGGCTGCTCCCGGGAGTGCTGGACACGGAACAACCGGCCGTGTCGACGGCGAAGACTGCGCCTAGTGTCAAATCCAGCGCTGTCGTGATCACCTCTCTCAAGGCCTGGTACTACGAGCAGATGAAGAGCATGTACTGGGAGAATGCCACGGCGAAcggcgaggtggtggtggtgaacCAGCCGAGCCACGAGGAATTCCAGCACTACGGCGTGAAGTCGCACGAGTACAAGGCGTGGGCGGAGATCTACTTGCTGAGCCTGACGGATATGTTGGTCACCACCGGCAAGTCGACGTTCGGGTACGTAGCGCAGGGGCTCGCCGGGCTGAGGCCGTGGGTCCTGCTCAACCAGCAGGCGAACGGCACGGCGGGGCACAACCAGCCGTGTAGCCGGGACATGTCCATGGAGCCCTGCTTCCACATTGCGCCGTTGTACGATTGCAAGCGGTTGAAAGGCTCCGGCACGATCGTGCCGCATGTGCGGCATTGCGAGGACGTGCCCCAGGGTTTGAAGCTTGTTGAATGA
- the LOC133883296 gene encoding fucosyltransferase 2-like — protein MGTESTVRREHRHWLEIEEAPRFIAGKKVEKPTGVKRWSWAVSAVLTAFVMTVPALVILLGGGSIVGAPAVWVQTAVAGLRQGSNDLSFLHRRTAHYDRLLGGLLVDGFDVESCHSRYQSAMYRRHAGRRPSPYLSSKLRRHEALQRRCGPGTVAYNKALEQLRSGKSGGIGSPECKYLVSISYSGLGNRILAAASAFLYTLLTDRVLLVDPSKDMGELFCEPFPDTTWVLPSGFPLTSYTNFSVSTAESYGNLLKNSVIRSDVGDMSTAQLPVFAYVHLNHDATDHDKFFFCDEDQRVLRNIPWLVMRTDNYIVPGLFLVMGFQEEIGRLFPEPDTVFHHLGRYLFHPNNHVWGLITRYYDSYLATAQHRVGIQVRVFGNQPNSPELLEQITKCTQKKRLLPELLTGVQPVVSAPTRKSKAVLVTSLKSWYYEKMNNMYWEHAAATGEVVSVHQPSHEEFQRSGAKSHDTKAWAEIYLLSLTDALVTTGWSTFGYVAQGLGGLKPWVMYKPDNGTIVPDPPCGRDVSMEPCFHAPPFYDCRQKRWADTAKIVPQVQHCIDMGWGLKLVRSN, from the exons ATGGGCACCGAGAGCACCGTACGGAGGGAACATCGGCACTGGCTGGAGATTGAAGAGGCTCCGCGGTTCATAGCggggaagaaggtggagaagcCGACCGGCGTCAAGCGGTGGAGCTGGGCGGTCAGTGCAGTGCTCACCGCCTTCGTGATGACCGTGCCGGCCCTCGTCATCCTCCTTGGTGGCGGGAGCATCGTTGGAGCGCCGGCGGTTTGGGTTCAGACTGCCGTGGCCGGCTTACGGCAAG GATCGAACGATCTTTCCTTCTTGCACCGGAGGACAGCACACTACGACAGGCTCCTCGGCGGCTTGTTGGTGGACGGCTTTGACGTCGAATCCTGCCACAGCAGGTACCAATCCGCCATGTACCGTCGACATGCTGGCAGGAGACCCTCCCCATACCTCAGCTCCAAGCTGCGCCGGCACGAAGCTCTGCAACGACGGTGCGGCCCGGGCACCGTCGCCTACAACAAGGCGCTGGAGCAGCTCAGGTCGGGCAAGAGCGGCGGCATTGGCTCGCCGGAGTGCAAGTACCTGGTCTCCATATCTTACAGCGGTCTGGGGAACCGGATCCTCGCCGCCGCGTCGGCGTTCCTGTACACGCTGCTCACCGACCGCGTGCTCCTGGTTGACCCCAGCAAAGACATGGGCGAGCTGTTCTGCGAGCCATTTCCCGACACGACCTGGGTTCTGCCGTCGGGCTTCCCACTGACAAGCTACACCAATTTCAGCGTCAGCACCGCCGAGAGCTACGGGAACTTGCTGAAGAACAGTGTTATCAGAAGTGACGTCGGGGACATGTCTACGGCGCAGCTTCCGGTGTTCGCGTACGTCCATCTCAACCACGACGCCACCGACCACGACAAGTTCTTCTTCTGCGACGAGGACCAGAGGGTGCTACGGAACATCCCGTGGCTGGTGATGAGGACGGACAACTACATCGTGCCTGGGCTGTTCCTGGTCATGGGATTCCAGGAGGAGATCGGCAGGCTGTTCCCGGAGCCGGACACCGTTTTCCACCACCTCGGGCGCTACCTATTCCACCCGAACAACCACGTTTGGGGCCTCATCACGCGGTACTACGACTCCTACCTCGCGACGGCGCAGCATCGGGTCGGCATCCAAGTTCGCGTCTTCGGCAACCAGCCGAATTCGCCGGAGCTCCTGGAACAGATCACGAAGTGCACGCAGAAGAAGCGACTGCTGCCGGAATTACTCACCGGGGTACAGCCCGTCGTGTCGGCGCCTACCCGAAAGTCCAAAGCCGTTCTTGTGACCTCCCTCAAGTCCTGGTACTACGAGAAAATGAATAACATGTACTGGGAGCACGCGGCGGCCACAGGGGAGGTGGTTAGCGTGCATCAGCCGAGCCACGAGGAGTTCCAGCGCTCCGGCGCAAAGTCGCACGACACCAAGGCGTGGGCCGAGATATACCTGCTGAGCCTGACGGATGCGCTGGTCACAACCGGCTGGTCGACGTTCGGGTACGTGGCGCAGGGGCTCGGCGGCCTCAAGCCGTGGGTAATGTACAAGCCGGACAATGGCACCATAGTGCCAGACCCGCCGTGCGGCCGGGACGTGTCCATGGAGCCGTGCTTCCACGCGCCGCCGTTCTACGACTGCAGGCAGAAGCGGTGGGCGGACACCGCGAAGATCGTGCCGCAGGTCCAGCATTGCATCGATATGGGCTGGGGTTTGAAGCTTGTTCGTAGTAACTAG
- the LOC133883354 gene encoding galactoside 2-alpha-L-fucosyltransferase-like, whose protein sequence is MAAKKMKKQADVDRRWSWMVSAVLAAFLMTVAPLAVVLGWRNVGAPAVWIDTAVAGLRQGSNGLSFLDRRTTRYDRLLGGLLNDGFDFESCHSRYQSAMYRRNAGRRPSSYLISKLRRHEALQRRCGPGTAVYSNALEQLKFGKSVALPECRYIVSISYRGLGNRILAAASAFLYAVLTDRVLLIDPSNEMGQLFCEPFPNTTWLLPPGFPLTDYTNFSIDTAESYGNMLKNKVIGTTAAADVSPAQVPAFAYVHLDHDASIHDKCFYWDEDQGLLRHIQWLVMRTDQYIVPGLFLAHAFQEELDLLFPEPDTVFHHLGRYLFHPNNHVWGLVTRYYDAYLAAAQHRVGIQVRVFGAQPNSPELLEQITTCTQKEKLLPEVLTSGEPILSAPSVKTKALLVTSLKSWYYENIKSMYWEHATATGEAVSVHQPSHEEFQRFGAKSHDTKAWAEIYLLSLTDALVTTAWSTFGYVAQGLGGLRPWVMYKPANDTQVPDPPCGRDVSMEPCFLKAPGYDSRLNRWVDITKIVPHVQRCGDAGWGVKLVGRNE, encoded by the exons ATGGCggcgaagaagatgaagaagcaggCCGACGTCGACAGGCGATGGAGCTGGATGGTGAGCGCCGTGCTCGCCGCCTTTCTGATGACCGTGGCGCCCCTCGCCGTCGTTCTCGGCTGGCGCAATGTTGGAGCGCCGGCAGTCTGGATTGATACTGCCGTGGCCGGCTTACGCCAAG GTTCGAATGGTCTTTCCTTCTTGGACCGGAGGACAACACGCTACGACAGGCTTCTAGGTGGCCTATTGAACGACGGCTTCGACTTCGAATCCTGCCATAGCAGGTACCAATCAGCCATGTACCGTCGAAATGCCGGCAGGCGACCCTCCTCGTACCTCATCTCCAAGCTACGACGTCACGAAGCCCTGCAGAGACGGTGCGGCCCGGGCACCGCGGTCTACAGCAACGCCCTGGAGCAGCTCAAGTTCGGCAAGAGCGTCGCGTTACCGGAGTGCAGGTACATCGTCTCCATATCGTACCGCGGCCTAGGGAACCGGATCCTCGCTGCCGCGTCAGCGTTCCTGTACGCCGTGCTCACCGACCGCGTCCTCCTCATCGACCCCAGCAACGAGATGGGCCAGCTGTTCTGCGAGCCGTTCCCCAATACGACGTGGCTGCTGCCGCCGGGCTTTCCACTGACGGACTACACCAACTTCAGCATCGACACCGCCGAGAGCTATGGGAACATGCTGAAGAACAAGGTGATCGGGACCACCGCTGCCGCCGATGTTTCACCGGCGCAAGTGCCCGCGTTCGCTTACGTTCATCTCGACCACGACGCTAGCATTCACGACAAGTGCTTCTACTGGGACGAAGACCAGGGGTTGCTCCGGCACATCCAGTGGCTGGTGATGAGGACGGACCAATACATCGTGCCGGGGCTGTTTCTTGCACATGCATTCCAAGAGGAGCTTGACCTGCTGTTCCCGGAGCCGGACACCGTGTTTCACCACCTCGGCCGGTACCTGTTCCACCCGAACAATCATGTCTGGGGCCTGGTCACGCGGTACTACGACGCCTACCTCGCGGCGGCGCAGCACCGAGTAGGCATCCAGGTGCGCGTCTTCGGCGCCCAGCCGAACTCGCCGGAGCTCCTGGAGCAGATCACGACGTGCACGCAGAAGGAGAAGTTGCTCCCGGAAGTGCTCACCTCGGGAGAGCCGATCTTGTCAGCGCCCAGTGTCAAGACGAAAGCTCTTCTTGTCACCTCGCTCAAGTCCTGGTACTACGAGAATATCAAGAGCATGTACTGGGAGCACGCGACGGCTACAGGGGAGGCGGTGAGCGTGCACCAGCCGAGCCACGAGGAGTTCCAGCGCTTCGGCGCCAAGTCGCACGACACCAAGGCGTGGGCCGAGATATACCTGCTGAGCTTGACGGACGCGCTGGTGACCACTGCCTGGTCGACGTTCGGGTACGTGGCGCAGGGGCTCGGCGGTCTGAGGCCGTGGGTAATGTACAAGCCGGCGAACGACACTCAAGTACCGGACCCGCCGTGCGGCAGGGACGTGTCCATGGAGCCGTGCTTCCTCAAGGCGCCGGGCTACGATTCCCGGCTCAACCGGTGGGTGGATATCACTAAGATTGTGCCGCACGTCCAGCGATGCGGCGACGCTGGCTGGGGGGTGAAGCTTGTTGGTCGAAATGAATAG